The segment GATGTCAAACGGCGGGCGTGTCCCGGGGTGCGTCGGCGGGCGGCTCGGCGGGACGTCGGCGCTCCAGGTCGGCCCGGGCCGCTACCAGCAATGCGCCGCCGCCCACCACGGCCACGCCGCCAAGCACCTGGAGCCCGGTGAGCGTTTCGCCGAGCAGCACGGCGGCGCCGGCGTACGTGACGAACGGCGTGGCCAGCAGCAGGCCGCTGGACACGACGGGGCCAAGGCGGTGAATCCCCCGATAGTACAGCACGTGCCCGAGCGCAATGCCCATCAGGGCCGACCCGACCATGGCCAGCCAGGCGATGCCGCTCGCCTGCGCGAGGGCGGAGGGCCGCCCGAACACGGCGGCCAGGGCGAGGAGGCCGCCCGTGGTGTACAGGCTGATCACGCCGAAGCTCAGGCGCACGGGGTAGCCTGCCATGCAGAGCCGCACGCTCACCGCGTAGCCGCCCCAACAGACCGTGGAGAGGAGGAGGATGGCCATGCCCGTGGGCGTGATGCTGCCGGCCTTCGAGAGGCCCCCTGCGAACATCCCGGCCACGCCGGCCAGGCAGAGCGCGGCGCCGGCGATGAAGCGCCGCCGACGCACGAGCCGCCGCTCCTCGGCGATCAGCAGCACGCCGAACAGCAGGGTGAAGAGGAACGAGAGCCTCAGCGTGAAGCCGATGGCGGGGGCCGACGCATAGGCGGGGCTGATGCCGTAGGTTTCCTGCGCCACCACGTTGATGGCCGAGGGGATCAGCGCGTCGCGCCAGACGTTGCGCCCGGGCGCGCCGCCATGCCGCGGCCGCCTTCCCAGCACCACCACGACCGGCAGCCAGAACACGGCGGCGACCAGATAGCGCACGGCGTTCACCGCCCACGGGTCCAGCCCCTGGTCGGCGACGAAGTACCGCAGGAAGATCGGGATCGCGCCCCAGAAGACCATGGCCGCCAGCAGGCAGGCCACGGCGGAGACGCGACTGCCTTGGGGGTGGTTCATGGGCGAAGAGGGTCCGGGAATCGGCGGCCAGTGGCGGATGGCCGCCTGGCGCGGGCCACCCCGCCACCTGCCCCTCACGCCGTCGGGTTCGGCACGTAGCTGGCCCGGCAGCGCTTGAGGTAGTTGAGGCCGGCCACCTGCCCGGTCATTTCCAGTTCGCCGCGATAGACGGGGTCGTGCCAGCCCTCAATGTCAATGGAGCCGGCGAAGCCCCCGCGGCGCAGCT is part of the Planctomycetota bacterium genome and harbors:
- a CDS encoding DMT family transporter — its product is MNHPQGSRVSAVACLLAAMVFWGAIPIFLRYFVADQGLDPWAVNAVRYLVAAVFWLPVVVVLGRRPRHGGAPGRNVWRDALIPSAINVVAQETYGISPAYASAPAIGFTLRLSFLFTLLFGVLLIAEERRLVRRRRFIAGAALCLAGVAGMFAGGLSKAGSITPTGMAILLLSTVCWGGYAVSVRLCMAGYPVRLSFGVISLYTTGGLLALAAVFGRPSALAQASGIAWLAMVGSALMGIALGHVLYYRGIHRLGPVVSSGLLLATPFVTYAGAAVLLGETLTGLQVLGGVAVVGGGALLVAARADLERRRPAEPPADAPRDTPAV